The following are from one region of the Coffea eugenioides isolate CCC68of chromosome 2, Ceug_1.0, whole genome shotgun sequence genome:
- the LOC113762831 gene encoding transcription initiation factor TFIID subunit 14b-like translates to MPQSSSSSKKHGTDQPDIGGPASKSQRTKMVKSSDDTEKKNLAKKLKELEISVPIVYGNIAFWLGKKASEYQSHKWTVYVRGGTNEDISVVVKRVVFQLHSSFNNPTRVVDGPPFELSESGWGEFEIVITLHFHNDVCEKPLHLYHHLKLYPEDDSGPMSTKKPVVVESYDEIVFTEPSEGFFSRVQNHPAVVVPRLPAGFALPPPVPLEDADKRRRGDTKDHTLSQWFSNFSEADELLKLAAARQQVQAHIATLRRQLSLIDGQHQQLKSASDM, encoded by the exons ATGCCTCAGAGCTCATCATCATCGAAGAAACACGGGACCGATCAGCCGGACATTGGTGGGCCCGCCTCCAAATCACAGAGGACCAAAATGGTCAAATCTTCCGATGATACTGAAAAAAAG AACTTAGCTAAGAAGCTCAAAGAGCTGGAAATAAGTGTGCCTATTGTGTATGGTAATATTGCATTTTGGCTCGGTAAGAAGGCTAGCGA GTACCAATCTCACAAGTGGACTGTTTATGTTCGAGGAGGAACGAATGAGGATATCAGTGTGGTAGTGAAGCGTGTTGTTTTTCAATTGCATTCCAGCTTTAATAATCCCACAAGGGTTGTTGACGGCCCACCTTTCGAGCTGTCTGAATCAGGGTGGGGTGAATTTGAAATTGTCATAACCCTTCATTTCCATAATGATGTTTGCGAGAAGCCGTTGCACTT ATACCATCATTTGAAGTTGTATCCAGAGGACGATTCTGGTCCAATGTCCACCAAAAAACCAGTCGTCGTGGAATCCTATGATGAAATTGTATTTACTGAGCCTTCAGAAGGTTTTTTCTCTCGCGTGCAGAATCACCCAGCTGTTGTTGTGCCTAGACTGCCCGCTGGTTTTGCTTTGCCTCCTCCTG TGCCATTGGAGGATGCAGATAAAAGGAGAAGAGGCGACACTAAAGATCACACCTTAAGTCAGTGGTTCTCAAATTTCTCAGAGGCTGATGAACTGTTAAAACTTGCAGCAGCTCGTCAGCAG GTACAAGCTCATATTGCAACACTCAGAAGGCAATTGAGTTTGATAGATGGGCAGCACCAACAGCTGAAATCTGCCTCTGACATGTAA
- the LOC113762830 gene encoding putative pentatricopeptide repeat-containing protein At3g23330 → MNFLPITQFLNHCSQTRNLKALKKFHAHLLRTGILFFSPNLQTKVIFTYTSCLNTNSTQTLTNLFKFLNPRNPLPFNSIVSHFSQNGCHSLALHAFSFMHFNGVHVDSYALCSALKSSSCDNNLRFGKNIHAHVKKSGWFCSVFVASALIDLYGKMLFTVDAAMVFDEIRVKNTVCVNALLSGYAEAKMWSEGVELVRQMPAFYLDCDNFTFSAALRACAGLSATGLGRQIHASVIRKVLNVGDDVFLQSLLIEMYGKCGLVEKAKRIFSMAGFRQEGKRKRDVVLWTSLLGVYGKHGHYKEVIMLFRDMLINGIRPDGVAFLAVISACGHTGQVDLAFKYFASMARDFGLKQSPEHYSCLVDALCRAGELEKAWKLINGMPCEGNSRYTVSMWGTLLNACSECGNVDLGKLAGQRALELEPHNTGIYVLLSNMYASNGMWDEIGQLRESMKGRKLKKDIGCSWIDVGR, encoded by the coding sequence ATGAACTTTCTACCCATCACTCAATTCTTAAACCACTGCTCTCAAACAAGAAATCTGAAGGCCCTTAAGAAATTTCATGCACATTTGCTCAGAACAGGTATACTTTTTTTCTCACCCAATCTTCAGACCAAGGTCATCTTCACATACACTTCGTGCCTTAACACAAACAGCACTCAAACATTAACCAACTTGTTCAAGTTCCTTAACCCCAGAAACCCATTGCCCTTTAATTCAATTGTCTCCCATTTCTCTCAAAATGGGTGCCATTCTCTTGCTCTCCATGCCTTCTCTTTCATGCATTTTAATGGCGTTCATGTAGACTCGTATGCCTTGTGCAGCGCTTTAAAGTCATCTTCTTGTGATAATAATCTGAGGTTTGGTAAAAATATTCACGCCCATGTTAAAAAATCAGGGTGGTTTTGTAGCGTCTTTGTGGCCAGTGCTTTGATTGATCTATACGGGAAAATGTTGTTCACTGTCGATGCGGCAATGGTGTTTGATGAAATTCGTGTGAAGAATACTGTTTGTGTGAATGCACTTTTATCAGGTTATGCTGAAGCTAAGATGTGGAGTGAGGGAGTCGAATTGGTTAGGCAAATGCCAGCGTTCTACTTAGATTGTGACAATTTCACATTTTCTGCTGCTTTGCGGGCTTGTGCAGGGCTATCTGCGACGGGATTGGGCAGGCAGattcatgcaagtgttatacgTAAGGTTTTAAATGTTGGGGATGACGTCTTTCTGCAGAGTTTGTTAATTGAAATGTATGGCAAGTGTGGGCTAGTAGAGAAGGCTAAACGCATATTTAGTATGGCAGGATTCAGACAAGAAGGGAAGAGAAAGAGAGATGTTGTGTTGTGGACTTCACTGCTAGGAGTTTACGGAAAACATGGCCATTACAAAGAAGTGATTATGTTGTTCAGAGACATGTTGATCAACGGAATTAGGCCCGATGGAGTGGCCTTCTTAGCTGTCATTTCCGCTTGTGGTCATACAGGTCAAGTGGATCTTGCGTTCAAATATTTTGCATCCATGGCTCGCGACTTTGGATTAAAACAAAGCCCAGAGCATTATAGCTGTTTGGTTGATGCGCTGTGTCGGGCTGGTGAGCTGGAGAAGGCATGGAAGTTGATAAATGGGATGCCTTGCGAAGGAAATAGCAGATACACGGTTTCAATGTGGGGGACCTTGCTAAATGCCTGCAGTGAGTGTGGGAATGTTGATTTGGGTAAATTGGCTGGTCAAAGGGCACTTGAGTTGGAGCCTCATAATACTGGAATCTATGTCTTACTATCTAACATGTATGCCAGCAATGGTATGTGGGACGAAATTGGACAGTTGAGGGAGTCGATGAAAGGGAGAAAACTAAAGAAAGATATTGGATGCAGTTGGATAGATGTTGGTAGATGA
- the LOC113758444 gene encoding auxin-responsive protein SAUR21-like, producing the protein MGVAVPRIFPAKQILNRILANPGGGTTKVPKGHFAVYVGETSWKRYVLPLSYLNHPSSQHLLSQAEEEFGYHHPMGALTIPCKEETFINLTCNLCSP; encoded by the exons ATGGGTGTTGCGGTGCCTCGAATTTTTCCTGCTAAGCAGATCCTAAACAGAATTCTTGCAAATCCAGGAG GAGGTACTACGAAAGTACCGAAAGGCCACTTTGCTGTTTATGTAGGGGAAACTAGTTGGAAGAGATATGTGCTGCCATTATCCTACCTTAACCATCCTTCATCCCAGCACTTACTAAGCCAGGCTGAGGAAGAGTTTGGATACCACCATCCTATGGGAGCTCTGACAATTCCATGCAAGGAAGAAACCTTCATCAATCTCACCTGTAACTTGTGTAGCCCTTAA
- the LOC113758465 gene encoding auxin-induced protein X10A-like: MAIRLPRIIQAKQILKRSLLTSNAAISASVDVPRGYLAVYVGESKKKRFVIPVAYLNEPEFQELLTQAEEEFGFDHPMGGLTIPCREDIFIDLTSRLEQADCFVQLLLNQSCETLSLKSVEGKDSGVQVPINSIETAYQSDWTTLGSGQSVTEVLFTLQVSGHWTGPKLSCQT; this comes from the exons ATGGCTATCCGTTTGCCCCGTATTATTCAAGCTAAGCAAATTCTTAAGCGCTCTCTGTTGACATCTAATGCTGCCATTTCAGCTTCTGTAGATGTTCCAAGAGGCTATTTAGCGGTTTACGTTGGAGAAAGCAAAAAGAAGCGATTTGTGATTCCCGTTGCTTACTTGAATGAGCCTGAATTCCAAGAATTACTAACCCAAGCTGAGGAAGAATTTGGTTTTGATCATCCGATGGGGGGATTGACAATCCCCTGCCGAGAAGACATTTTCATTGATCTCACTTCTCGCCTGG AGCAAGCAGATTGTTTTGTACAGTTGCTTTTGAATCAGAGTTGTGAAACTCTTTCACTCAAAAG TGTGGAGGGAAAGGACAGTGGGGTCCAAGTTCCCATAAATTCAATTGAGACAGCATATCAATCTGACTGGACAACTCTGGGCAGTGGACAGAGTGTGACAGAGGTCCTGTTCACTCTGCAGGTGTCAGGACACTGGACAGGACCTAAGTTGTCATGTCAAACATAG